Sequence from the Flavobacterium sp. J372 genome:
CCGCCCATAAATCACCCAGTCGCTTTCCTGTGTTTTTTATCGTGATGAAAGCTACTAATCCAAAGAAAAACATATCGATGGGATCAAGGATGTGTCGTTTAAACGATTGAATTACTGACGGTTTAACTAAGGTCAATCGGCTTTAATCTGGCAATGCCGTTACCCAATGTGGCACCAGCTATTTGTTCAATCCCAACAGTCATAAAAAACCAAAATAATACAGGTACAAGTGCCGGTAAGCCATTAACAACGTAGCCATCAGTTGTTTCCTTGCCGAAAGTGTAGATGTAGAACCATGTGGCGCTAATTATTAGAGTATAATCAATTAATCCTGCAAGAAAACGTCTTTTAATATTTGTTTGGTGCTGCATATTTTATGATTGATGAGATAAAATTAAACAAAAAAACCGCCCCAATATCTTATTAGGGCGGTTCTTGTTATTCTGAGATAGCGTTTCCTTTGCTATCATAAAAGCGGTATTCTAAATACGTGTAAGCGTCACGTGGTATAATTTTTACCCATTTTTTATGCTCAAAAAACCATTTTGAGCGGGTGCTGGGGAAACCCTTAGTTAAATAAGCCGCCACAAAAGGGTGTGCGTGCAGCACAATTTTCTTGTGGTTCTTAATAATGCGTTCAAGGTCGGCCGTTATGCGGTCAATCACCAGTATTGGCGCTTCAATTTCCCCTTTTTCGTTGTTAGGGTCTTCTTCGCGCGTCTTGATGTTCACCTCGGGCCTTACCCTCTGGCGAGTAATCTGGATCAGTCCAAACTTACTCGGTGGCAGGATCTTGTGTTTCGCTTTATCGTCGCTCATCTCCTGGCGTAAAAAATCAAACAGCTTCTTGCGGTGGTCTGGGTTGCCCATGTCTATAAAGTCAACCACAATAATACCACCCATATCGCGCAGCCTCAGCTGGCGTGCAATCTCTGCAGCTGCTATCATGTTTACTTCCAGCGCGGTATCTTCCTGGCTTTGGGCCTTATTGCTCCGGTTGCCGCTGTTCACGTCAATAACGTGCAGGGCTTCCGTATGCTCTATAATTAAATAGGCGCCTTTGCTCATAGATACCGTTTTGCCGAACGAGGTTTTTATCTGCCGCTCTATGTTGTATTTTTCAAACAACGGCAGTTCCTTGTTCTGGTAGTGCTTCACGATATTCGCTTTCTGGGGTGCTATCTCCTGCAGATAGTCCCGTGTCTGGTAATACATATCCTCGTCATCAACATATATACCGGTAAAGGTATCGTTGAAAACATCGCGCAGTATTGATGAAGCCCTGTTGACTTCGCCCAATACCCGTGACGGAGGGTGTGCGCTTGGTATCCTCTTGCACATCTGCGTCCATTTGTCAAGCAGGTTGCTGAGGTCCTTGTCGATTTCGGCCACTTTACGGCCTTCTGCAACGGTGCGCACTATTACACCGAATCCTTTGGGCCTGATAGACTGTACCAGGCGCTTAAGGCGGTCTTTTTCTTCTTTTGATTCTATTTTCTGCGAAATAGATATTCTGTCAGAAAAAGGTACGAGCACTATATAGCGGCCGGCCAGCGACAGTTCGCTGCTTATGCGCGGCCCTTTGGTAGATATAGGCTCTTTTACCACCTGCACAAGAACTGACTGGTTTGTGCTTAGCACATCGGCAATGGCGCCGTCTTTGTCAATCTCTTTCTCAAAGGTGAAATTCTTTAATGAATAGTCTTTTAATTTACCTGCGCTTACAAGTTTTATGAATTTCAGCAGGGAAGGGAGGTTAGGGCCCAGGTCATGGTAGTGTAAAAAGGCATCTTTCTCGAAGCCTACATTTACAAACGCGGCATTAAGGCCGGCTACCGGCTTGCGTATTTTCGCGAGGAAAATATCACCTACCTGGAAGTTGCTCTTATCTTCCGTTTCCTTGTGCAATTCAATTAGTTTTCCATCTTTTAATAAGGCAAAATCTACCGCGTCAGAACCAGATCGAATGATTAATTCTTTATTCACACTGTACATTTTTATCCGCGAGGCAGTTATTGGTTTCGGGGTTTCATGTTCCGGGTTGGCTAACTCGAAACTTAAAAACTCTTAACCCGCAACTCCGCAGGCAGATGGATTAAACAATTTTTAAACAGGCATTGTTATTACCCGGCGGGTTATTATTCAGTATTCAGTCACAGTTTTCAGTCACAGTCGTAACTCAAAACCCGAAACCCAAAACCTTAAACCCTTTGTCAATGAACTTAATAATCTAAAAAGAAAAAAGTAGTTTAGAACTACTTTTTCTTTTTGTGGCGGTTAGCTCTCGCACGTTTTTTACGTTTGTGGGTAGCTACCTTATGTCTTTTTCTTTTCTTACCGCTTGGCATACGCGTCTAGGGATTATTGATTAATAAATAAGTTTTTACTTTGCTTCTGTATTAGTTTTAACCCCATCAACAAAAATCTTTGCAGGCTTGAATGCAGGGATGTTGTGTGCAGGTATCTTTATAGTAGTATTCTTAGATATGTTCCTGCCTGTTTTTTCAGCACGTGTTTTAATAATAAAGCTTCCGAAGCCCCTTAGGTAAACATTATCGCCTGTTTCAAGTGAGCTTTTTACCTCTTCCATAAAAGACTCAACTGTTGCCTGTACATCTCCTTTTTCAAGGCCTAGTTTTTCCGAGATTTTCGCTACGATGTCTGCTTTCGTCATTTTCTTATAATTTAAATATATGTGTGTATTTTTTTGAGTGTGCAAATATAACAATTAAAAAAACAATTATTCAAGGTTAAAGCATTAAAATTTAATCACATAAACTTTTACTTTTGCTAACCGTTACCAAATCATGCAATTTTCTAAAGCTTTAACAGACTGGTATTTACAAAACAGGCGCGACCTGCCCTGGCGTAAAACTACCGACCCATACTTTATCTGGCTCAGCGAAATTATCCTCCAGCAAACGCGTGTTGCGCAGGGATTGCCTTATTTTATTGCTTTTGCCGAAGCGTTCCCTACAGTAAAAAGCCTTGCTGAAGCGCCCGAGGAAAAGGTGCTGAAGCTGTGGCAG
This genomic interval carries:
- a CDS encoding RDD family protein — translated: MQHQTNIKRRFLAGLIDYTLIISATWFYIYTFGKETTDGYVVNGLPALVPVLFWFFMTVGIEQIAGATLGNGIARLKPIDLS
- a CDS encoding ribonuclease E/G gives rise to the protein MNKELIIRSGSDAVDFALLKDGKLIELHKETEDKSNFQVGDIFLAKIRKPVAGLNAAFVNVGFEKDAFLHYHDLGPNLPSLLKFIKLVSAGKLKDYSLKNFTFEKEIDKDGAIADVLSTNQSVLVQVVKEPISTKGPRISSELSLAGRYIVLVPFSDRISISQKIESKEEKDRLKRLVQSIRPKGFGVIVRTVAEGRKVAEIDKDLSNLLDKWTQMCKRIPSAHPPSRVLGEVNRASSILRDVFNDTFTGIYVDDEDMYYQTRDYLQEIAPQKANIVKHYQNKELPLFEKYNIERQIKTSFGKTVSMSKGAYLIIEHTEALHVIDVNSGNRSNKAQSQEDTALEVNMIAAAEIARQLRLRDMGGIIVVDFIDMGNPDHRKKLFDFLRQEMSDDKAKHKILPPSKFGLIQITRQRVRPEVNIKTREEDPNNEKGEIEAPILVIDRITADLERIIKNHKKIVLHAHPFVAAYLTKGFPSTRSKWFFEHKKWVKIIPRDAYTYLEYRFYDSKGNAISE
- a CDS encoding HU family DNA-binding protein yields the protein MYLNYKKMTKADIVAKISEKLGLEKGDVQATVESFMEEVKSSLETGDNVYLRGFGSFIIKTRAEKTGRNISKNTTIKIPAHNIPAFKPAKIFVDGVKTNTEAK